One Microbacterium sp. W4I20 DNA window includes the following coding sequences:
- a CDS encoding SMP-30/gluconolactonase/LRE family protein — translation MQLLDWRGLRHQRWTGQLLIPVAQITPTLCSHGEGPVWDHRDGSLRWVDMVEGTVLHLHPETGKSPSAVRIGSWAAALRPRVNGGWVIATRDGFLLADADLRPEREIRAFDDERLRMNDGSCATDGSFLCGTEGPADSGHLYRLDPSGTVSVVAEGISISNGLAGDPLSDSMFYVDTATRRIDRLRLAPAGLADREPFADLSKIAGLPDGIAVDAEGGVWVAMWGAGAIIRIGPDAKQDARIELPTPHVSACAFGGPQLDDLYITTSQQDLPRRDASAGALFRAQPQVRGVATHAFAG, via the coding sequence GTGCAGCTTCTCGACTGGCGCGGTCTACGACATCAGCGGTGGACGGGCCAGCTATTGATTCCCGTCGCGCAGATAACTCCGACGCTGTGCTCTCACGGGGAAGGTCCGGTGTGGGATCACCGCGATGGTTCACTCCGGTGGGTCGATATGGTCGAGGGGACCGTCCTTCACCTTCACCCGGAGACGGGAAAGAGCCCGAGCGCCGTGCGCATTGGCTCTTGGGCAGCGGCGCTCCGGCCCCGCGTCAACGGGGGCTGGGTTATAGCCACGCGAGACGGGTTCCTGCTTGCCGATGCCGATCTTCGCCCGGAGCGCGAAATAAGGGCTTTCGACGATGAGCGTTTGCGTATGAACGACGGTTCCTGCGCAACCGATGGCTCGTTCCTGTGCGGCACGGAGGGTCCTGCCGACAGCGGGCATCTGTATCGACTGGATCCGTCGGGAACGGTAAGCGTCGTCGCCGAGGGGATCAGCATCTCCAACGGGCTCGCCGGTGACCCGCTCAGCGATTCAATGTTCTACGTCGACACCGCAACGCGCCGCATCGATCGCCTACGCCTGGCGCCCGCAGGCCTAGCAGACAGGGAACCATTTGCAGACCTCAGTAAAATCGCAGGTCTGCCGGACGGCATCGCCGTCGATGCCGAGGGCGGGGTCTGGGTGGCGATGTGGGGGGCTGGCGCAATCATTAGGATCGGGCCGGACGCAAAGCAGGACGCCCGCATCGAACTGCCGACGCCACATGTCAGCGCGTGTGCATTTGGCGGTCCACAGCTCGACGATTTGTACATCACCACATCGCAGCAGGATCTTCCGCGACGTGATGCAAGCGCCGGTGCACTCTTTCGAGCGCAACCGCAAGTGCGCGGAGTCGCAACCCATGCGTTCGCCGGCTGA
- a CDS encoding LacI family DNA-binding transcriptional regulator: MKDVALRASVSLGTVSKYLNAPHRVAPATQQRIRDAVDALGYTRNEAARQLKSGRSRVLAFVALELNNPFFGEVAEGMERRAAEDDLYLSIVSTSGSAERETDYIRMLVQQRVYGVILASGTTRPEAFDILRTAGMPTVLMDAYAVSARFSSCSINDYSGARKATEHLIAQGCRRIAFVGGENHTYQIAERLRGASAAIEGVEGVALEVVPTVDRSVHAGLRVGRELAARPSYERPDGIFAANDSLAIGAIGALTRDRRISIPRDIAVVGYDDVDFVAASAVPLTSVRRPREVFGRRAVDLIRDQVDAGSPGGAIEHVLIEPELIVRESSIRCV, translated from the coding sequence ATGAAAGATGTCGCACTGCGAGCATCGGTGTCGTTGGGAACCGTGTCGAAGTATCTGAACGCTCCTCACCGTGTCGCACCAGCCACCCAACAGCGGATCCGTGACGCGGTTGACGCCCTGGGATACACGCGCAATGAGGCGGCCCGCCAGCTCAAGTCCGGACGCAGTCGCGTGCTAGCGTTCGTCGCTCTCGAGCTGAATAACCCCTTCTTCGGAGAGGTCGCCGAGGGCATGGAGCGTCGCGCTGCCGAAGACGACCTCTACCTCTCCATCGTCAGCACCAGTGGTAGCGCTGAACGCGAGACCGATTACATCAGGATGCTCGTCCAGCAAAGGGTGTACGGCGTGATCCTGGCGTCCGGCACGACTCGGCCGGAAGCCTTCGACATCCTGCGCACCGCAGGCATGCCGACCGTGCTGATGGACGCCTACGCCGTCAGCGCGCGGTTCTCCTCCTGCTCCATAAACGACTACTCCGGAGCCCGTAAGGCTACCGAGCACCTCATCGCCCAGGGGTGTCGCCGCATTGCCTTCGTGGGAGGCGAAAATCACACCTACCAGATCGCCGAACGCCTGCGGGGGGCATCCGCCGCCATCGAAGGCGTAGAAGGTGTCGCTCTCGAGGTCGTGCCGACGGTCGACCGCTCCGTGCATGCTGGACTCAGGGTGGGGCGAGAACTCGCCGCACGTCCATCCTACGAGCGCCCGGATGGGATCTTCGCTGCGAACGACTCGCTCGCCATCGGCGCTATCGGGGCGCTGACGCGTGATCGTCGCATCTCCATCCCTCGCGATATCGCGGTCGTCGGATACGACGATGTCGACTTCGTTGCCGCATCGGCCGTGCCGCTCACTTCCGTGCGGCGCCCGCGGGAGGTCTTCGGCCGCCGCGCCGTCGATCTCATCCGCGATCAGGTGGATGCCGGCAGTCCGGGCGGGGCGATCGAGCACGTGCTGATCGAACCCGAACTGATCGTCCGCGAGAGTTCCATCCGGTGCGTCTGA